A genomic stretch from Lathyrus oleraceus cultivar Zhongwan6 chromosome 2, CAAS_Psat_ZW6_1.0, whole genome shotgun sequence includes:
- the LOC127121017 gene encoding probable O-methyltransferase 3, translated as MEFQNGDDVASNLLKAQSHTWNHIFNFMNSMSLKCVVDLGIPDIIHNYGKPMSLSKLISSLPIHPSKKPCIYRLMRIMTHSGFFSQQSITENELEIEYMLTDASRLLLKENPMSVTPFVHAMLSPIMTNPWHQMSTWLKNEDSSAFETTHGRYFWDYAAHDPIFNRLFNESMASDARLVSDLLIDKCKGVFHGLESLVDVAGGTGTMAKALSKSFPQMECIVFYLPHVVDGLQGSHNLSYVGGDMFQEIPQAHAILLKWILHDWNDEECVNILKKCKESLKKKGKDGKVIIIDMLVDNENINKSVETQLFFDMLMMVILTGKERNKKEWVKLILSAGFSDYKITPILGLRSMIEIYP; from the exons ATGGAATTCCAAAATGGAGATGATGTTGCTTCCAATTTGCTCAAAGCTCAAAGCCACACATGGAATCACATTTTCAACTTCATGAATTCCATGTCACTTAAATGTGTTGTTGATTTAGGCATACCAGATATCATACACAACTATGGCAAACCCATGTCACTCTCGAAACTCATTTCTTCACTACCAATCCATCCTTCCAAAAAACCTTGCATTTATCGCTTGATGCGAATCATGACTCATTCTGGTTTTTTCTCTCAACAAAGTATTACAGAGAATGAATTAGAAATTGAGTATATGTTAACGGATGCATCTAGGTTATTACTAAAGGAAAATCCAATGAGTGTCACCCCATTTGTCCACGCCATGCTCAGCCCGATTATGACAAATCCATGGCATCAAATGTCTACTTGGTTGAAAAATGAGGATTCTTCCGCATTTGAAACCACACATGGGAGGTATTTTTGGGATTATGCTGCTCATGATCCAATATTTAACCGTTTATTCAATGAGTCAATGGCAAGTGATGCTCGATTAGTGAGCGATCTGTTGATTGACAAGTGTAAGGGAGTGTTCCATGGATTGGAGTCATTGGTTGATGTTGCAGGAGGCACAGGGACCATGGCAAAGGCTCTTTCCAAATCATTCCCACAAATGGAATGCATTGTGTTTTATCTCCCACATGTTGTTGATGGCTTACAAGGAAGCCATAACCTAAGCTATGTTGGTGGAGATATGTTTCAAGAAATTCCTCAAGCACATGCCATTTTGTTGAAG TGGATCTTGCATGACTGGAATGACGAGGAATGTGTGAATATATTGAAGAAATGCAAGGAATCATTGAAGAAGAAAGGTAAAGATGGGAAGGTCATTATCATAGATATGTTGGTTGACAATGAAAACATCAATAAATCAGTTGAAACCCAACTCTTTTTTGATATGTTGATGATGGTAATACTCACAGGAAAAGAGAGAAATAAGAAAGAATGGGTTAAGTTGATTTTATCTGCCGGTTTCAGTGACTATAAAATAACCCCGATTTTAGGCTTAAGGTCCATGATTGAGATATATCCTTAA
- the LOC127121019 gene encoding probable O-methyltransferase 3, which produces MEFQNGDDVASNLLKAQSHIWNHIFNFMNSMSLKCVVDLGIPDIIHNYGKPMSLSKLISSLPIHPSKKPCIYRLMRIMTHSDFFSQQNITENELEIEYMLTDASRLLLKENPMSVTPFVHAMLSPIMTNPWHQMSTWLKNEDSSAFETTHGRYFWDYAAHDPIFNRLFNESMASDARLVSDLLIDKCKGVFHGLESLVDVAGGTGTMAKALSKSFPQMECIVFDLPHVVDGLQGSHNLSYVGGDMFQEIPQAHAILLKWILHDWNDEECVNILKKCKESLKKKGKDGKVIIIDMVVDNENINKSVETQLFFDMLMMVILTGKERNKKEWVKLILSSGFSDYKITPILGLRSMIQIYP; this is translated from the exons ATGGAATTCCAAAATGGAGATGATGTTGCTTCCAATTTGCTCAAAGCTCAAAGCCACATATGGAATCACATTTTCAACTTCATGAATTCCATGTCACTTAAATGTGTTGTTGATTTAGGCATACCAGATATCATACACAACTATGGCAAACCCATGTCACTCTCAAAACTCATTTCTTCACTACCAATCCATCCTTCCAAAAAACCTTGCATTTATCGCTTGATGCGAATCATGACTCATTCTGATTTTTTCTCTCAACAAAATATTACAGAGAATGAATTAGAAATTGAGTATATGTTAACGGATGCATCTAGGTTATTACTAAAGGAAAATCCAATGAGTGTCACCCCATTTGTCCACGCCATGCTCAGCCCGATTATGACAAATCCATGGCATCAAATGTCTACTTGGTTGAAAAATGAGGATTCTTCCGCATTTGAAACCACACATGGGAGGTATTTTTGGGATTATGCTGCTCATGATCCAATATTTAACCGTTTATTCAATGAGTCAATGGCAAGTGATGCTCGATTAGTGAGCGACCTGTTGATTGACAAGTGTAAGGGAGTGTTCCATGGATTGGAGTCATTGGTTGATGTTGCAGGAGGCACAGGGACCATGGCAAAGGCTCTTTCCAAATCATTCCCACAAATGGAATGCATTGTGTTTGATCTCCCACATGTTGTTGATGGCTTACAAGGAAGCCATAACCTAAGCTATGTTGGTGGAGATATGTTTCAAGAAATTCCTCAAGCACATGCCATTTTGTTGAAG TGGATCTTGCATGACTGGAATGACGAGGAATGTGTGAATATATTGAAGAAATGCAAGGAATCATTGAAGAAGAAAGGTAAAGATGGGAAGGTCATTATCATAGATATGGTGGTTGACAATGAAAACATCAATAAATCAGTTGAAACCCAACTCTTTTTTGATATGTTGATGATGGTAATACTCACAGGAAAAGAGAGAAATAAGAAAGAATGGGTTAAGTTGATTTTATCTTCCGGTTTCAGTGACTATAAAATAACCCCAATTTTAGGATTAAGGTCCATGATTCAGATCTATCCTTAA